The nucleotide sequence CGCAGCGGTGTACAGGCTCAGACACCACAAGGCCGGAAAGAAAGATCCCCAGGGCGGAGGTATTTGCTTTATCCAGTCACCCATAGCACTCGGAAGAAGCTCGGGCAGGACGAAGTACCAGAGAAACATTTGGACGAGAACGGGAATGTTCCGGAAGATCTCCACGTACAATCGAGCTAAGGCCCCTAAGAAGGGGTTCCGCACGGTTCGACCTATGCCGACGACGATTCCGACTGCGAACGCAATCCACCAACCGAAGAAGGCAAGCGCCAACGTCCAACCAAGACCCGAAAGAAGCCAGTCAATGTACCGCTGGCCGTCCATGGTCTTTTCAAGAAGAACTCCGAACATCGCGAGCCTCACGATTGCGGTGTGCACGACGACCATGCCCCGCATGGTCGGTCGTCGTGCGCGTTGTGCCGGTACTAATCGACCGCGTCACTTGAATGCGCGATCCTCTCCTTCAGCACGCCGGTGAGCAGAATGGCGTGATGCTCGCCCTTGGGCGGGATCGGGCTGCTGTCTGCTTCGCGTGCGTTTTCTCGAACCGCTCCCATGCCAAATCCTAAGCGGCCCTGAATGACTTGTTTGACTCGCGTCCGCGGATGAGATGCACCAGACGATCCACATCGGCGACGGTGTTGAACATGCCGAACGATACACGGATGCCGTCGCGCTCGGGGGAAACACGCACCCCATTCTCTTCGAAGTAGCTGAGCCACTCTGTCGCGGGCAGACCAACGACGTAGATGTGGGGCGAGCGATGTTGCCGCTGACGCGGACCGACGAGACCGAGGTCGAGTTCGTCCAGTTGGGCGATGAGATGATCGCCCAGATCGAAGCAATGGTTCTGAATGTTCTTCACGCCGATCTGCTCGATCATATCGAGCGAGGCTCCGAGCGCGTGAATTGCAGGAAGGTTGAAGTTTCCCAGCTCGAAGCGTCGCGCGCTGGGCGATGGCGTCAGGCGGTCGGGACGAGCGACAAGGTCGTGAGGAATCTCCGCCAAACTCGCAGCGGCAAGATAGGCAGGCTCCAGTTCCTTCAGGGTCTTGTCCCAGTAGAGCAATCCGAGACCTTGAGGGACGAGCAATCCCTTGTGACTCCCGGAGCCAACGAAGCTTGCCCGGATGGCCTTCGCATCGATTGGAACAACCCCAATTGCCTGCATGACGTCTACGACGAAGTAGAGCTTCTTCTCCGCGCAAAGAGCGCCGATGCTCTCGATGTCGAAGCGATGTCCGGCGTGGAAGGTGACGTGCGAGAGCGAGATCGCGCGGGTCTTCTCGTCGATGTGCGGAAGGACAGTGTCGGCGTTTACGACGTCCGTCATCGGAAGGAAGTCGACCTCGACGCCCTTCTTCTTCAAATTGAGGAATGCATATGCGTTGTTTGGATGATCCCCATGGATCATCAAAACGCTGTCGCCGGCTCGCAGAGGCAGCGCGTTCGCCGCGATGTTCATGCTTTCCGACGTGTTCTTCGTGAAGGCAATTTCGTCGGCCGACACCCCAAGGAAACGGGCGACCTTGGCACGTGTTTGCTCGACCCGATCGAGCCATACGCTTTTCGGTCCGGCCGTCTCCAAGCCCTCACGAAGAAAGGTTTCGATCGCCGCCATTACGGGACGCGCGAGGGGCGCCTGAAAACCGGAGTCGAGGTAGACCATCCTTTCGGCTACCGGGAACTCCCTGCGCACAGCCTCCACGTCGTAATGACGAGACATCCCCATCTCCCTTTCGAGCACTTCGCCAGCACCGCTCCAATTCACGGCTCAGCCGCCGCCCAAACTCAGCCTGTGCAATGCACAAATTCCGATCAGAACGCGGCAACGCCAACGTTATGGGCAATTGCGCGACACGTCCAAATTATTTTTCATATTTCAGTAGCATTTACTCCGAAAATTGATAATTTGTACTAAGGGAGATTTTTATGACGGAGCAAGAAAAGACGGTTGGGCCTCTCGACCGGGCATTCGCCATCGTGGGTTACGTTGCCAATCAGACGAAGGCTGTTTCGGTCGCGGAGATCGCTAACGCTCTTTCGTTGCCGATTCCGACGGCCCATCGGCTTGTCGGAAATTTGGAAGAACGCGGCCTCCTTCAGAAGGCTCTCGGATCGAAGCGCTACGTGGTGGGAAATCAGTTGGTCACGCTGTCCGCCAAAGTGATCGGCGCGGCCTTTCGCACGGCGCGGCGGCACGCGGTACTCCGCGCGGTTGCCGGCGAGATCGGCGAACAGTGCGAAATCGGGGTCGTGCGCGACAACGTCGTTGCTTACGTCGACAGCGTACGTGTCTCCCAACCACAAGGGCTTCAATTCAATCCTGGCGAGGCTGCTCCACTTCACTGCACCTCGACTGGAAAAATTTACATGAGCCGGTTACCCGAGAGAGCACGTGAGAAGTTATGTCGCTCACTCGCTCTGACACAGTACACTGATAACACGGTCGTGGATTGCGACACGCTCCTGAGACTTCTCGAGGAAACACGCCGACACGGTTGGGCCAAGAGCAATGAGGAGTACGTGAAGGGTGTCGTCGGCTGCGCGGTACCCATCGTTTCCCCGGACCGAGAGCTGATAGCCTGCCTTGGCGTATCGGTGCCTGTGGCGCGAGTCAGCTTCGCAGAGCTTGATCGCTTCATTCCTCTACTTCAAAAAGCCTCCGTACTCCTGTCGCAAACCATCCTTCAGACGGACAGTGAGGAAGAAACACTCGAGGATACATTCCCCTAAAACGACTTCTCTTGCGAATCGCTTCATCACAGGAGCTTCGATCGTTTATCCGAAATGATAACAGCAACGATAACGCAAGAGAAGTTTGGACTCGCGTTTAGCGAGCAATCGGCCCACGCGGTGCAAGGAGCCGCGACTTCTCCTGCCCAGCGGACCGCTACCCGCCGCCTTCGTAAAACAGCTCCAGCGGTAGGCCGACCAGCGCCTTGCCGATCCAGTCCCGCGCGATCACGTTGGATGGCCCCATTGCGATGGCCGCGCGCGTCCCGGTAGGAGCGCTCGATCGGACCGCGATGGTAGCCATAACCGCCGGTCACGGTCAGCGCCGTGGCCGCGAGCTTGTTGGCAACCTCGGCGGCGTGCACCTTGAACTCGGTCAGCGGAATCGGGATCTCGCTCTGCAGCTTGCCGGCGCGCCACAAGCGCGTCGAGCCGGCCCGCGAGTTCGTTGCGCCAGGCCGCAGCGTCTCGACCAGCACCTTGGCGGCGCCGGAGTTCCTGCCGGATCGCCTGGCAATCGGAAAGGCTCTTGTTCCGGTCCTTATGCACGAAGCTCGTGGTGTGCGCGACCGCCGCGCTCAAGGCGCCGCGGGCCACGCCTTCCCGCCTGCGCCTGACGCCGATGAGCCACTGCGTCCCATTCGTTGTTGCTTAGTGTTTTGATGCACCTGAAGAGATAGCATCGCGATGGCGGTCGCACGGGGACGTCCAATCAGCCCAACGTCCGTCAACCTTGCACGGAACCTCCATCTATATGAACAATACTCAGAGGAATGTCTCGATCATGCTTGACGATCGCACATGAGCGCAATTGTCCTGCCTGTCGCTGGAACGCGTAGATCGGATTCATACCGCAATAGGCGTAGGTGCCGGATGCAGTGGCCATGCACTGGTCATAGGTCGAGAACTGGCAATTGCCCGGATAGCCCCAGGTACGCCCCTGCAGGCAATAAATGTCCTGCCGAGCCGGGGGGACGTACGACCGCCCCCGCTGAGCGGCAATTGAAGGCGATCCCAAGCCGACAAGGATGGGAAGTGCAAGCACGCCGATAAACAGAAGGTTGCACATGAGACCATTAGCCTCCGTTAAGTCTTGCTGAAGGATAGAGGATTCTCATTTGATGTTTTGATCTTAGTCAATGGCAAATGGCCGGTCGCAGCCCGTCCGGCGAATGCCTGCGAAAGAAGCTCGAGCGTGACGGCGCTCCCTGGAGCAGCATTCCTGCTATTTGTAGAAGAGGAACGCATCTTTCCAGCGCGGTGAGGGGTGCATGCGCGGCAGAAAAATCCCTGGGGCAAAGGATCACTCGAGCTTGAGAACTCTCGCGCTCCGGAATGAGCCGGTTCGGATCGGCGGCAAGCCCTACCGTGAGCTTATCAAATGACCGAAGCGGAAATTCACCGTCTCTCAGGCCTGCCGTAGATCGCGTAGCGCTAGAGCTGCACGACCCAAGGGACCTGGCGGGGCTCATGAAAGGTTGAACGAGCTCTTCTAGGTGATCGGCCTGATCCGGCGCAGCAGCGAATCGGCATATTCCTCGCGCTCGCGCATAAAGCGCTTTTGATGCGCTTTGAAACTCTCGATCCGCTTCCTGATCTCATCACGTTCGCTGCTGCCATAGCCGGGGACGCCGGGGGCACCCTGCTCGACGACCTCCTTCGGCTGACGCCGCGGCCGTTCGATCTCCACCTTCAGCGATCTGGCCAACGCCGTGGTTTCCTCGACAAGCGCATCGAGCTCGCTCTTCCAGTCATGCATTGACGCCCCCTTGCGCACTTCAGCCCGCTAGATGAGCCAGTTCATCACAAGCCAACCTGCAACAATGACGCAGACGCCAATCGCCAGATAGGGAACCCCAACCAGCATCCGCCGCTTCTCCTTGAAAAGCCTGTCGACAACAATTATTGCCGGTGGCCCTCGGGTACAAAGCGCTCATCGTGAAACAATGCAGTCCGGCCCCGGTGGCAACAATCCTAGACCAAAAACACGTTGTTTCCTAGGTTTGCCGTTCAAGAAGCTTAACGCAAGCCGATGGTGTTTCCGCCAAGAACGGGGCGCGACGTCCGGGAGAGATTTCCACCTGTCTTACAGTCTTGTGCCCTTGCTTCGAGGCTCGTAATCCGCGATCGCAGCAAACGCCGAAGATTCGCCGTATCGGAAGGAATTGAAGCGGGGCGACCTAACCGGAACGAACATTGAGGTGATCACGAGCATTAGTGAGGTAAAGCCCGGAGAGACGGCAACGCTGCACATCCATCATGGTGATGAATCTTACTACTATCTTGAGGGGGGGCACGATCGAACTGCCCGATGGAAAGCAGGTGTCGATTCCTACAGGTGCAGTCGGCTTGAATGTTCGCAATGTACCGCATGGGGCTTACAAGGTCTTCGGTGATAAGACGCAAAGCCGTCGGACGCGGGAGCCATAAGCTCGCCCGATGCAGGCAGAGTGAATTTCACTTACTCATCGTCGCGCATATCCCCTTACATTTTGTGTTGGTCTTCGCTCGCCCATGGGAGACGGACCAGGATGTTGGAAGTCGGCAATCGGATCGTCATGGCCTCAGGGGCTTCGCGCGGCATCGGACGCGCCGCCGTCGACCAGCTCCTGGCCTCGGGCTTCCGCGTATCGGCGGGGCTTCG is from Bradyrhizobium xenonodulans and encodes:
- a CDS encoding aminotransferase class V-fold PLP-dependent enzyme: MSRHYDVEAVRREFPVAERMVYLDSGFQAPLARPVMAAIETFLREGLETAGPKSVWLDRVEQTRAKVARFLGVSADEIAFTKNTSESMNIAANALPLRAGDSVLMIHGDHPNNAYAFLNLKKKGVEVDFLPMTDVVNADTVLPHIDEKTRAISLSHVTFHAGHRFDIESIGALCAEKKLYFVVDVMQAIGVVPIDAKAIRASFVGSGSHKGLLVPQGLGLLYWDKTLKELEPAYLAAASLAEIPHDLVARPDRLTPSPSARRFELGNFNLPAIHALGASLDMIEQIGVKNIQNHCFDLGDHLIAQLDELDLGLVGPRQRQHRSPHIYVVGLPATEWLSYFEENGVRVSPERDGIRVSFGMFNTVADVDRLVHLIRGRESNKSFRAA
- a CDS encoding IclR family transcriptional regulator — its product is MTEQEKTVGPLDRAFAIVGYVANQTKAVSVAEIANALSLPIPTAHRLVGNLEERGLLQKALGSKRYVVGNQLVTLSAKVIGAAFRTARRHAVLRAVAGEIGEQCEIGVVRDNVVAYVDSVRVSQPQGLQFNPGEAAPLHCTSTGKIYMSRLPERAREKLCRSLALTQYTDNTVVDCDTLLRLLEETRRHGWAKSNEEYVKGVVGCAVPIVSPDRELIACLGVSVPVARVSFAELDRFIPLLQKASVLLSQTILQTDSEEETLEDTFP
- a CDS encoding acyl-CoA dehydrogenase family protein; protein product: MLVETLRPGATNSRAGSTRLWRAGKLQSEIPIPLTEFKVHAAEVANKLAATALTVTGGYGYHRGPIERSYRDARGHRNGAIQRDRAGLDRQGAGRPTAGAVLRRRRVAVRWAGEVAAPCTAWADCSLNASPNFSCVIVAVIISDKRSKLL
- a CDS encoding DUF3551 domain-containing protein translates to MCNLLFIGVLALPILVGLGSPSIAAQRGRSYVPPARQDIYCLQGRTWGYPGNCQFSTYDQCMATASGTYAYCGMNPIYAFQRQAGQLRSCAIVKHDRDIPLSIVHIDGGSVQG